In the genome of Telluria mixta, the window CCGCGTGGAGATGGACATCTCGCAGATCCTCGTGCGCATCCCGGAAAACGCGTCGCCCGAACAGATCGCCGCCCGCAAGGCGCGCGCCGATGAAGTGGCGCGCCAGCTGCGCACGGGTGCCGACTTCGCCAAGATCGCCGCCACGTATTCCGATTCGCCGGACGCGCTGAAAGGCGGCTCCGTCGGCTGGCGCGACCCGGACCGCCTGCCTCCGATCTTCGCGAGCGAACTGCACAAGCTGAAGCCGGGCCAGGTGACGCCGGTGATCCGCACCAACGTCGGCTTCCACATCATCAAACTCGTCGACCAGCGCAAGCTGGCCGATGCGCAGAAGGCCGACCAGGCCGTCGTGCAGCAGACGCACGCACGCCACATCCTGCTGAAGATCACGCCGACGCAGAGCGAGGACGACGCCCGCAAGAAGCTCGCCGAGATCAAGCAGAAGATCGACAGCAAGCAGGCGACGTTCGAAGACATGGCACGCCAGTTCTCGAACGACGGCTCGGCCTCGAAGGGCGGCGACCTGGGCTGGCTGTTCCCGGGCGACGCGATGCCGGAATTCGAGAACCCGATGAACGCGCTGAAGCCGGGTGAAGTGTCCGACATCATCAAGACGCCGTTGGGCCTGCACCTCGTCCAGGTCATCGAGCGCAAGGCGGAAGACGTGTCGAAGGAGAAGGAACGCTCGGCCGCGCGCCAGGTCCTCACCGACCGCAAGCGCCAGGAAGCGCTGGAAGACTGGAGCCGCCAAGTCCGCGACCGCGCCTACGTCGAGTTCCGCGAGGACAAGTAAGTGGCCTCGAGCCTACGTCCCACGCTGGCGATCACGGTCGGCGAGCCGGCCGGCATCGGTCCGGAGATCTCGATCCGCGCCGCGTGGGCGCTGCGCGGCGAGTCCCGCTGCGTGCTCGTGGGCGATGCCGCCTTCCTGTCTCTCACGGCGAGCCTGATCGACCCAAGCATCCGCCTGTCCGCGATCTCCACGCTGGCCCTGCGCCACAGCGGCCTGCCGCACTTCGGTCCGGACATCATTCCCGTCGTCGACGTGCCGCTCGATGCGCACGTCGTGCCGGGCAAGCTGGATGCCGCCAACGGCCGCGCCGTGCTGGTCACGCTCGATCTCGCGATCGAGGGTACCCGGGCCGGCTGGTGGGATGCCATCGTCACGGCGCCGCTGCAGAAGAGCACCATCAACGATGCCGGTGTCGCGTTTTCCGGCCACACGGAATACCTGGCCGAGAAGACGGATACGCCCAAGGTCGTCATGATGCTGGCCGGTTCGCCGGGGAACGATCAACCGTATCTGCGCGTGGCGCTGGCCACGACGCACCTGCCCTTGAAAGACGTGCCCGCGGCGATCACGAAGGACAGCCTCACGCAGGTGCTGGACATCCTGCACGCGGACCTCGTGCGCAAGTTCGGCATCGCGGCGCCGCGGATCCTCGTGACGGGGCTGAACCCGCACGCAGGCGAGAACGGCTACCTGGGCCGCGAAGAGATCGACGTGATCACGCCTGTGCTGGAAGACGCCCGCAACCGCGGCATCGACGCGCGCGGCCCGTATCCGGCCGACACGCTGTTTCAACCAAAATACCTGCAGGATGCCGACGCCGTGCTGGCCATGTACCACGACCAGGGCCTGCCCGTGCTCAAGTACGCCACGTTCGGCCGCGGCGTCAACATCACCCTCGGCCTGCCGCTGATCCGCACGTCCGTCGACCACGGCACGGCGCTCGATCTCGCTGCCCAGGGCCTCGGCCAGGCCGATTGCGGCAGCATGGAAGAGGCGATCCGCGTCGCCGTCGCCATGGTGCGCGCACAACAGCAACAACCCGCATAAGACAATGAAACATGTAGCCCGCAAGCGCTTCGGCCAGAACTTCCTGACCGACGACCACGTCCTCCACGACATCATCGAAGGGATCGATCCGCGCCGCGGCGATACCATGGTCGAAATCGGCCCGGGCCTGGCCGCGATGACGGCGCTGCTGCTCAAGGAGCTCGACCACATGCACGTGGTCGAACTGGACCGCGATCTCGTCGCGCGCCTGGAAAAAGCGTATCCGCGCGAACGGCTGACCATTCACTCGGGCGACGCGCTGAAGTTCGACTTCGGCAGCATCCCCGTCCCGGAAGGGAAGAAGCTGCGCGTGGTGGGCAACCTGCCGTACAACATCTCCAGCCCGCTGCTGTTCCACCTGGCCGACTACGCCCACGTCATCGAGGACCAGCACTTCATGCTGCAGAAAGAGGTCGTGGAGCGCATGGTGGCGGAGCCGGGCACGAAGGCCTATGGCCGCCTGTCCGTGATGCTCCAGTGGCGCTACGACATGGCGCTGCTGTTCATCGTGCCGCCGACGGCGTTCGATCCGCCGCCGCAAGTCGATTCCGCCATCGTGCGCATGGTGCCGACGAAGCGCCAGCTGCCGGCCGATGCCAAGACGCTGGAAGCCGTCGTGCAGAAGGCATTCTCGCAGCGTCGCAAGGTGATCCGCAACTGCGTGGCCGGCATGTTCACCGAACAGCAGCTCGTCGACGCGGGCATCGACCCGGGCGCCCGTCCGGAAGCCGTGGGGCTCGAGCAGTACGTGGCGCTGGCCAACATCCTCAAGCCGCAAGCCTGACATTTATCGGCCGGGCTGCCAGCCGCGCGCCCGCGCCGCTTCCTCACCCGCAGCGTCGAGCGGCTTGCCCGCGATGCGCGCGTCGATCGCGTCCAGCACGGCCGGCGGCAACGCGCTGCCGGCCTGGCGGTAGCCGCCCGACGCTTCCTTCTCCGCCTCGGTCAGCACGGGAATCCGCCATTGTCCGCCTTCCCGGCACGCGAGGCCGGCCGACGCGCCCATGACGAAGCCGCGACAATAGGCGCCGTCGCGGGCGGCGAAGCTCACACCGACCTTCACCGTGCCATCGGTCTTGCCGCCGACCTGGCGGTCGAGCGCGGACGCCAGTTCCCCGCGTGCCACCACCTGGTTGCCGTTGCCGGCGATGGCGGGACCGCCGCCGGGGATCATTTTCCCGGCAAGGACGCCGACGACGAGCGTGGCCGCCAGCGCACCCCATTCCGGCCACGACCAGCCCCGGCGCTCAGTTCGTTTCTCACGCGCCGCTTCCAGCGATACCACGTTCGCAGGCGCGGGCGGCTGCAACCGCGCGGGCACGGGCTCGTCGAGGATGCCGGCAAACGCGGCGGCCACGTCCATGCGCAGGGCGCAGTGGCGCTCCACGGCGGCGGCGATGGCGGGATCGGTGCGCATCGCCTGTTCGATGGCGGCCCGTTCGGCGGGATCGAGCTCGCCGTCGGCATAGGCCATCAGGGTGTCATCGGAATACGTCATGGTGTCCTTCGTGTCGGGTCGGCGAGGAGTTGCTGCAGGGCGTCGCGGGCGCGCGCGAGGCGGCTGGTGAGGGTCCCGACCGGGATCTCGAGCACGTCGGCCGCTTCCTTGTACGGCAGGCCGTCCACGAGCACGAGGCCGACGACGAGCCGGTGCTCCTCGGACAGCAGGCTGATCGCCTTCTGGAGCGCGAGCCGCTGCTGGTGCGCCTGCGCCGTGTCGTCGCCCACATGTTCGCCTTCCTCCTCGGGCGCGAACAACTCCGCGCGCCGCGTCCGGCTGCGCACTTCGTCGATCCACGCGTTCTTGATGATGCGGAACAGCCAGCTGTCGAGCCGCGTCCCCGGTTCCCACTGCTCGCTGCGGCCGAGCGCGCGCTCCATCGCGATCTGGACGAGGTCGTCCGCGTCTTCGCGATGAAAGGTCAGCGCCCGCGCGAAGCGGCGCATGCGGGGCAGCAGGGCGGCGATGTCGTCGGCAAGCATGGTGTCTCTTCAGGTAAACGATCCGCACATGGATTTTCTT includes:
- the pdxA gene encoding 4-hydroxythreonine-4-phosphate dehydrogenase PdxA, with protein sequence MASSLRPTLAITVGEPAGIGPEISIRAAWALRGESRCVLVGDAAFLSLTASLIDPSIRLSAISTLALRHSGLPHFGPDIIPVVDVPLDAHVVPGKLDAANGRAVLVTLDLAIEGTRAGWWDAIVTAPLQKSTINDAGVAFSGHTEYLAEKTDTPKVVMMLAGSPGNDQPYLRVALATTHLPLKDVPAAITKDSLTQVLDILHADLVRKFGIAAPRILVTGLNPHAGENGYLGREEIDVITPVLEDARNRGIDARGPYPADTLFQPKYLQDADAVLAMYHDQGLPVLKYATFGRGVNITLGLPLIRTSVDHGTALDLAAQGLGQADCGSMEEAIRVAVAMVRAQQQQPA
- a CDS encoding RNA polymerase sigma factor translates to MLADDIAALLPRMRRFARALTFHREDADDLVQIAMERALGRSEQWEPGTRLDSWLFRIIKNAWIDEVRSRTRRAELFAPEEEGEHVGDDTAQAHQQRLALQKAISLLSEEHRLVVGLVLVDGLPYKEAADVLEIPVGTLTSRLARARDALQQLLADPTRRTP
- a CDS encoding anti-sigma factor family protein, which codes for MTYSDDTLMAYADGELDPAERAAIEQAMRTDPAIAAAVERHCALRMDVAAAFAGILDEPVPARLQPPAPANVVSLEAAREKRTERRGWSWPEWGALAATLVVGVLAGKMIPGGGPAIAGNGNQVVARGELASALDRQVGGKTDGTVKVGVSFAARDGAYCRGFVMGASAGLACREGGQWRIPVLTEAEKEASGGYRQAGSALPPAVLDAIDARIAGKPLDAAGEEAARARGWQPGR
- the rsmA gene encoding 16S rRNA (adenine(1518)-N(6)/adenine(1519)-N(6))-dimethyltransferase RsmA, translating into MKHVARKRFGQNFLTDDHVLHDIIEGIDPRRGDTMVEIGPGLAAMTALLLKELDHMHVVELDRDLVARLEKAYPRERLTIHSGDALKFDFGSIPVPEGKKLRVVGNLPYNISSPLLFHLADYAHVIEDQHFMLQKEVVERMVAEPGTKAYGRLSVMLQWRYDMALLFIVPPTAFDPPPQVDSAIVRMVPTKRQLPADAKTLEAVVQKAFSQRRKVIRNCVAGMFTEQQLVDAGIDPGARPEAVGLEQYVALANILKPQA
- a CDS encoding peptidylprolyl isomerase, which gives rise to MRTTRLSPLRPHQIKLAAVLLCALATGDVLAQAKPAAPAAAAPSTGAPAAKPGTGFLPPASSSAHVIDSVYVIVNDEVITKREVEQRMAEITQRLKAQGAQMPAEEDLRRQVVEAMITERAQLQLAKEMGVRVDDTTLDRAIGRIAENQKMTVQDMRNAMEKDGLAFSQFREQIRNEIMMQRLIEHEVDSKIQVTDAEIDTYMAAEKAAAADRVEMDISQILVRIPENASPEQIAARKARADEVARQLRTGADFAKIAATYSDSPDALKGGSVGWRDPDRLPPIFASELHKLKPGQVTPVIRTNVGFHIIKLVDQRKLADAQKADQAVVQQTHARHILLKITPTQSEDDARKKLAEIKQKIDSKQATFEDMARQFSNDGSASKGGDLGWLFPGDAMPEFENPMNALKPGEVSDIIKTPLGLHLVQVIERKAEDVSKEKERSAARQVLTDRKRQEALEDWSRQVRDRAYVEFREDK